A stretch of the Hippocampus zosterae strain Florida chromosome 18, ASM2543408v3, whole genome shotgun sequence genome encodes the following:
- the wdr36 gene encoding WD repeat-containing protein 36: MAGSGGSCLFSGFRILGLYCNHVPHVLRYHRKHREFYIVTSVGKCLHTYNVNRLGIVAVSNSLQDDITCLAADRMLTFAAAGSLVYAFAKNKEVVMCYRGHKHEVRLLLPFGDQLISADGSGLVIVWDVHCGDVYVELNFDPATFDMSAMMHPSTYLNKVLLGSSQGALQLWNLKTSKLLYTFAGWSAGVTVLQQSPAVDVVGVGTATGRIVIHNIRLDETLMSFMQDWGPITSLAFRTDGPPTLAAGSPQGHVALWDLERQQLAAQLRHAHKTAVNASFLHNEPLLITSAGDNAIKVWILDQEGGGARLLRNRQGHSAPPTTICHYGNDGKNILSAGQDGTLQSFSTVHERFHKNLGHGSISKKKEQKKKKGLSYEELRLPAITAFSCATARQSDWDGIVACHRGRLATTTWNYQRCTMGAHHFRPPESGSNAVAAAVDITSCGNFAIVGSSCGRVDIYNLQSGFHRGCYGDEHKAHIGAVRGVATDGLNQRTFTTASDCLLKFWRFKTRKQEDQIKLSAAPSTMKLHRDSGMLAVALDDFTLLIVDVETKRVVRKFAGHHGNTNDMTFSPDGRWLITAGMDCTIRTWDLPSGSLVDCFLISMTPVGVSMSPTGDFLATSHVDSLGICLWTNKSLCGPVGLRPLPADYQPEAETLPGGGALEAEQEVIEEEEEGPDDAYSSAEQLGAELVTLSQLPESRWKHLLCLDTIKRRNKAVTPPVSGASAPFFLPTVPGLTPRFSLPQDETQSKVLSCSLPSQRSKFSSALEAGLDAGSFAVPMELLKSFGPSAVSVELAGLSPEGGGASSLFLAFIRMIDSMLASGRDFDLAHAYLSLFLKLHLRSLAQDAVAMEALVGLSSRLEAGWADLRASFNQSLCLLTYAKSALL; this comes from the exons ATGGCGGGGTCAGGCGGAAGTTGTTTGTTTAGCGGCTTCCGGATTTTAGGGCTTTATTGCAACCATGTGCCGCACGTGCTTCGCTATCATCGCAAGCATCGGGAGTTCTACATAGTGACGTCAGTCGGGAAATGTTTGCACACGTACAAC GTCAATCGTTTGGGCATCGTCGCCGTCA GTAACAGCCTCCAGGATGACATCACTTGCTTGGCGGCAGACAGGATGTTGACATTCGCCGCCGCGGGCTCGCTTGTGTACGCCTTCGCCAAGAACAAAGAG GTGGTGATGTGTTACCGTGGACACAAACACGAAGTGCGCCTGCTGCTTCCTTTCGGTGACCAGCTGATCTCTGCTGATGGCAGTGGGCTCGTCATCGTCTGGGACGTTCATTGTGGTG ACGTGTATGTGGAGCTGAACTTTGACCCCGCCACATTCGACATGTCGGCCATGATGCACCCCAGCACGTACCTAAACAAAGTCCTGCTGGGAAGTTCCCAGGGTGCTTTGCAGCTCTGGAACCTCAAGACCAG CAAGTTGTTGTACACATTTGCCGGCTGGTCGGCAGGTGTCACTGTGCTGCAACAG AGCCCGGCGGTGGATGTGGTGGGCGTAGGCACGGCAACGGGCCGCATCGTCATTCACAACATCCGACTGGATGAGACGCTGATGTCCTTCATGCAGGACTGGGGACCGATCACCTCGCTGGCTTTCCGGACAG ATGGGCCACCCACACTAGCGGCGGGAAGCCCTCAAGGTCACGTGGCCTTGTGGGACCTGGAGCGGCAGCAGCTGGCGGCTCAGCTAAGACACGCCCACAAGACAGCGGTCAACGCCAGCTTTCTGCACAATGAACCGCTTCTCATCACCAGCGCCGGCGACAACGCGATCAAG GTCTGGATCCTGGACCAGGAagggggaggagccaggttgctGAGAAATCGCCAGGGTCACAGTGCTCCACCCACCACCATCTGTCACTATGGTAATGACGGCAAAAACATCCTCAGTGCAG GGCAAGATGGGACACTGCAGTCCTTTTCCACCGTCCATGAGAGATTCCACAAGAACCTTGGACACG gctccatcagtaaaaagaaagagcagaagaagaagaagggcttGTCGTATGAGGAACTGCGGCTGCCCGCAATCACTGCCTTCTCCTGCG CTACAGCCCGCCAATCAGACTGGGACGGCATCGTAGCATGTCACCGCGGTCGCCTGGCAACCACCACTTGGAACTACCAGCGCTGTACCATGGGGGCGCACCACTTCAGACCGCCGGAAAGCGGCAGCAACGCCGTCGCCGCG GCGGTTGACATCACTTCCTGTGGAAACTTTGCAATTGTGGGGTCTTCGTGCGGCCGCGTTGACATTTACAACTTGCAGTCCGGATTTCATCGCGGTTGTTATGGAGACGAGCACAAAG CTCACATCGGCGCAGTGCGAGGCGTGGCCACTGATGGCCTCAATCAGCGGACTTTCACCACCGCGTCTGATTGCCTGCTCAAGTTCTGGCGCTTCAAGACCCGCAAACAAGAAGACCAGATCAAGCTAAGTGCGGCGCCCTCGACCATGAAGCTACACAGGGACAG CGGTATGCTGGCAGTGGCTCTGGATGACTTCACGCTGCTGATCGTTGACGTTGAAACCAAGCGAGTGGTCCGCAAGTTTGCGGGTCACCACGGCAACACCAACGACATG ACTTTCAGCCCAGACGGTCGCTGGTTGATCACCGCTGGGATGGATTGCACCATTCGTACGTGGGACCTCCCTTCAGGAAG CCTGGTGGACTGCTTCCTGATTTCCATGACGCCAGTGGGTGTGTCCATGTCCCCGACTGGAGATTTCCTGGCAACGTCACATGTGGACAGCCTGGGCATTTGTTTATG GACCAATAAAAGCCTGTGCGGGCCTGTCGGGCTCCGTCCACTCCCGGCCGACTACCAGCCAGAGGCGGAGACTCTGCCAGGCGGAGGGGCACTGGAAGCCGAGCAGGAAGTgatagaggaggaagaggaggggcctGACGATGCGTACAGCTCGGCAGAGCAGCTGGGGGCGGAGCTTGTGACGCTGTCGCAGCTACCCGAGTCGAGATGGAAACATCTGCTGTGCCTGGACACCATCAAG AGGAGGAACAAAGCAGTGACTCCGCCCGTGTCAGGAGCGTCAGCGCCCTTCTTCCTGCCCACTGTGCCAGGCCTCACACCGCGCTTCTCCCTACCGCAGGATGAAACGCAG tcaaaaGTGCTGAGCTGCAGTCTGCCCTCTCAGAGGTCAAAGTTCAGTTCTGCTCTGGAGGCGGGTCTTGACGCAGGGTCGT TCGCAGTTCCCATGGAGCTTTTGAAGAGTTTCGGTCCATCTGCTGTGTCAGTTGAGCTTGCGGGTCTGTCACCTGAAGGGGGTGGAGCCAGCAGCCTCTTTTTGGCCTTCATTCGCATGATTGACAGCATGCTGGCCAGTGGGCGAGACTTTGATCTGGCACATGCCTATCTGTCACTATTTCTCAAG CTTCACCTCCGCTCGCTGGCTCAGGATGCCGTCGCTATGGAAGCGTTGGTCGGTCTCTCCTCACGGCTGGAGGCGGGGTGGGCGGATCTCCGGGCATCCTTcaatcaatcgctttgtttgttGACGTATGCCAAGAGTGCACTTTTGTGA
- the actr1b gene encoding actin related protein 1B, whose protein sequence is MESYDILANQPVVIDNGSGVIKAGFAGDQIPKYCFPNYVGRPKHVRVMAGALEGDLFIGPKAEEHRGLLSVRYPMEHGIVKDWNDMERIWQYVYSKEQLQTFSEEHPVLLTEAPLNPSKNREKAAEVFFETFNVPALFISMQAVLSLYATGRTTGVVLDSGDGVTHVVPIYEGFAIPHSIMRVDIAGRDVSRYLRLLLRKEGYNFNTSAEFEVVRTIKERACYLSLNPQKDETLETEKAQYVLPDGSALNIGPARFRAPELLFRPDLVGDESSGIHEVLAYAIQKSDLDLRRTLFSTIVLCGGSTLIKGFGERLLTEVKKLAPKDVKIKISAPQERLYSTWIGGSILASLDTFKKMWVSKREYEEDRARAIHRKTF, encoded by the exons ATGGAGTCCTATGACATTTTAGCTAATCAGCCCGTAGTGATCGATAAC GGTTCAGGGGTCATCAAGGCTGGTTTCGCTGGAGACCAGATCCCCAAATATTGTTTTCCCAACTA TGTTGGGCGTCCTAAACATGTGCGTGTCATGGCGGGTGCCTTGGAGGGAGATCTTTTTATCGGGCCCAAAGCAGAG GAGCACCGCGGTCTGCTGTCAGTTCGCTACCCGATGGAGCACGGCATCGTGAAGGACTGGAATGACATGGAGAGGATCTGGCAGTACGTTTACTCCAAGGAGCAGCTGCAGACCTTCTCTGAGGAG CATCCTGTTCTTCTAACCGAAGCGCCTCTCAACCCCAGCAAGAACCGTGAGAAGGCCGCCGAGGTTTTCTTTGAGACCTTTAACGTTCCCGCGCTCTTCATCTCCATGCAGGCGGTGCTTAGTTT GTACGCCACTGGACGCACCACGGGTGTGGTGCTGGATTCGGGCGACGGCGTGACGCACGTGGTGCCTATCTACGAGGGCTTTGCCATCCCGCACTCCATCATGCGCGTGGACATCGCCGGCAGGGATGTGTCGCGTTACCTGCGCCTGCTCCTGCGCAAGGAAGGCTACAATTTCAACACCTCGGCCGAGTTCGAGGTGGTGCGCACCATCAAGGAG AGGGCGTGCTACTTGTCGCTGAACCCTCAGAAGGACGAGACTCTGGAGACTGAGAAGGCTCAGTACGTCCTCCCCGACGGGAGCGCCTTAAAT ATTGGGCCCGCCCGCTTCCGTGCCCCCGAGCTGCTGTTCCGGCCCGACCTGGTGGGCGACGAGAGCTCGGGCATCCACGAGGTTCTGGCCTACGCCATCCAGAAGTCAGATTTGGATCTGAGGCGCACGCTCTTCTCCACTATCGTGTTGTGCGGGGGGTCCACACTTATCAAAG gcttTGGAGAGCGATTACTGACTGAAGTGAAGAAGCTTGCGCCCAAAGATGTCAAAATCAAG aTTTCGGCCCCCCAGGAGAGACTGTACTCCACGTGGATCGG AGGCTCCATCTTGGCGTCGTTGGACACCTTCAAGAAGATGTGGGTGTCCAAGCGGGAGTATGAGGAAGACAGAGCACGTGCCATCCACAGGAAGACCTTCTAG
- the LOC127591046 gene encoding radial spoke head protein 3 homolog, whose protein sequence is MTSVSQRDKNATYVFASRPRPVESRSKFSGSPTESPQYGNIMYDRRVIRGNVHGQHMLPAKTTMQGADIQQQHRFRRRSVEFMRSRDHVWFKTHDNLPGRKHIDVQTDSYLEELSNILVTKDIDSQTDRFLDRPATPLFIPAKSGEDVATQIEEGELFDFDREVQPVLEVLVGKTIEQSLLEVMEEEELACLRAQQRAFEQLRNAELAEVQRLQEQERRRNEEKECRIAQQKEAVRKEKETAEMIAAQACAQQFLSKLFPAVFASLRRHGYFYDPVERDIEVNFFQWLMAEVNNTLEKRNSARLLLDTIIHDIALERRDFFKDLEAELVQSD, encoded by the coding sequence ATGACTTCAGTCAGTCAACGGGATAAAAATGCAACGTACGTGTTCGCCAGTCGGCCCAGGCCGGTCGAGAGCCGCTCAAAGTTCAGCGGGTCCCCCACGGAAAGTCCCCAGTATGGAAATATTATGTACGACCGACGGGTCATCCGCGGGAACGTTCACGGTCAACACATGTTGCCGGCGAAGACAACGATGCAGGGGGCCGATATTCAACAGCAACACCGATTCCGGAGGAGGTCGGTGGAGTTCATGAGGTCCAGGGACCACGTCTGGTTCAAGACTCACGACAACCTGCCCGGTAGAAAACACATTGACGTGCAAACCGACTCCTATCTGGAGGAGCTGAGTAACATCCTGGTGACGAAAGATATCGACTCGCAAACGGATCGTTTCTTGGACAGGCCGGCAACGCCGCTATTCATCCCCGCCAAATCTGGCGAAGATGTCGCCACGCAAATCGAAGAGGGGGAGTTGTTTGACTTTGACAGGGAGGTGCAACCGGTGTTGGAGGTCCTGGTGGGCAAAACCATCGAGCAGTCTCTCCTGGAGGTGATGGAAGAGGAAGAGCTGGCTTGTTTGCGAGCCCAGCAGAGGGCCTTCGAGCAGCTAAGAAACGCCGAGTTGGCCGAAGTGCAGCGACTGCAGGAGCAGGAGCGCCGCCGCAACGAGGAAAAGGAGTGCCGCATTGCCCAGCAGAAGGAGGCGGtgaggaaagagaaagaaacgGCCGAGATGATCGCCGCCCAAGCGTGCGCGCAGCAGTTCCTCTCCAAACTTTTCCCCGCCGTCTTCGCCTCGCTGAGGAGACACGGTTACTTCTATGATCCGGTGGAGCGAGATATCGAGGTGAATTTCTTCCAGTGGCTGATGGCCGAGGTGAACAACACCCTGGAGAAGAGGAACTCGGCCAGGCTGCTGCTGGACACCATCATCCACGACATCGCCCTGGAGAGGCGGGATTTCTTCAAGGATTTGGAGGCCGAACTGGTCCAATCGGACTAG
- the LOC127591062 gene encoding E3 ubiquitin-protein ligase MARCHF5-like — MAAALDEEQPEQSEKHCWVCFASESDDHSAQWLSPCRCKGCTKWIHQSCLQRWLDERQRGSGPDGDRSGVGVSCPQCGTHYHIVFPKMGPLVYFLQQVDRVLSRASPLAAFGVLVGTAYWSAVTYGAVAVMQVVGHKKGLNMMEHTNPLFLLMGLPAIPVILVLGKMVHWEDFLVRLWFRYSYQRQYAVRGYMPPLPAEGNHVSMSRILCGALVLPWISSLLGRLLFRRVSSNLRQSLLGGATFVLLKGSLKVYVKHRQHVTHTKRDILNYPDTRDTATSP; from the exons ATGGCCGCCGCACTGGATGAGGAGCAGCCTGAGCAGTCGGAGAA GCACTGCTGGGTGTGTTTTGCCTCGGAGAGCGACGATCACAGCGCCCAGTGGCTGAGTCCATGCCGGTGTAAAGGCTGCACCAAATGGATCCATCAGTCGTGTCTCCAGCGCTGGCTGGACGAGAGGCAGAGAGGAAGCGGGCCCGATGGTGATAGGAGCGGCGTGGGCGTCAGCTGCCCTCAATGCGGCACGCACTACCACATTGTCTTTCCTAAAATGG GTCCGCTGGTGTACTTTCTGCAGCAGGTGGACCGCGTGCTATCTCGGGCCAGTCCGCTGGCTGCCTTTGGGGTGCTGGTGGGCACAGCATACTGGTCCGCCGTCACCTACGGCGCCGTGGCCGTCATGCAG GTGGTCGGACACAAGAAGGGTCTGAACATGATGGAACATACCAACCCTCTTTTCCTGCTCATGGGTCTCCCTGCCATCCCTGTCATCCTGGTCTTGGGGAAGATGGTCCACTGGGAAGATTTCCTGGTGCGCCTGTGGTTCCGATATTCCTACCAGCGCCAATACg CTGTGAGAGGCTACATGCCTCCCCTACCGGCGGAGGGAAACCACGTGTCAATGTCGCGGATCCTCTGCGGCGCTCTGGTCCTCCCGTGGATCTCCAGCCTGCTGGGACGTCTTCTTTTCCGACGTGTGTCCTCCAACCTGAGGCAGAGCCTCCTG GGGGGCGCTAcctttgtgctgctgaagggGTCGCTGAAGGTCTACGTCAAACATCGGCAGCACGTCACGCATACCAAGCGAGACATCCTCAACTACCCGGACACCCGCGACACCGCCACCAGTCCGTGA